A window of the Dioscorea cayenensis subsp. rotundata cultivar TDr96_F1 chromosome 14, TDr96_F1_v2_PseudoChromosome.rev07_lg8_w22 25.fasta, whole genome shotgun sequence genome harbors these coding sequences:
- the LOC120276164 gene encoding la-related protein 1B-like, whose protein sequence is MASSPPPDRPLDESILVSYDGGEPVIDGNVAGRASAKKPAAWSKPSSSCTSGDVGPVMGGAASWPPLPESSRSSPKPSLSDPPKDPSPPPVISSPTKKSIPSNSNPNPNSPRNQPALARHKSMKRGGGGGAGDGVSSSNSGPVNGGELPPAEAPPVEAVKGNHNGDHGFRSSGPDHQRSSYGGGRRGSNGGNAPHHNNFGHRRDQDWGHRSFNGRDSHMQPVQNPRGGGPRPYIRPASPAAATVASPFIGPPPLQSQPYGPPPIGFPDMNSALYSMAPPLEPFGGVPFITAVPQALYIPTMDSSHRAALLKQIDYYFSTENLCKDTYLRQKMDEQGWVPVSLIAGFNKVQQLTNNIHYILDTVQYSTVVEVQGDRIRRRNDWMNWMLPQPNYDTLPIHMQGISLEDGVTNNNSRRGSTHAALSLSRSSSGNLNEQSQVGRDPLVDGNFGYTDRHLRSARSLSRS, encoded by the exons atGGCTTCCTCTCCCCCGCCGGATCGGCCTTTGGATGAGTCCATTTTGGTGAGCTACGATGGTGGGGAGCCGGTGATCGATGGCAATGTTGCTGGCCGAGCATCTGCGAAGAAGCCGGCGGCTTGGAGCAAGCCATCGTCAAGCTGCACTTCTGGGGATGTTGGCCCTGTCATGGGTGGCGCCGCCTCCTGGCCCCCTCTCCCGGAATCCTCCCGTTCCTCCCCAAAGCCCTCTCTCTCTGATCCTCCTAAGGATCCATCACCG CCACCTGTGATCTCTTCTCCCACAAAGAAATCCATCCCTAGCAACtcgaaccctaaccctaattcgcCGAGGAACCAGCCTGCGCTTGCACGGCATAAATCGATGAAGCGCGGCGGCGGAGGCGGCGCTGGTGATGGAGTGAGTAGCAGCAATAGTGGGCCGGTGAATGGTGGGGAGCTGCCACCTGCTGAAGCTCCTCCTGTAGAGGCTGTTAAGGGTAACCACAACGGGGATCATGGGTTTAGAAGCAGTGGGCCTGATCATCAACGCAGCAGCTATGGTGGTGGTCGAAGGGGGAGCAATGGCGGCAATGCTCCCCATCATAACAATTTTGGGCATCGACGAGATCAGGATTGGGGGCATCGGAGTTTTAATGGTAGGGATAGCCATATGCAACCTGTGCAGAATCCACGAGGTGGTGGCCCTCGGCCATATATCAGGCCTGCTTCTCCGGCGGCTGCTACTGTGGCATCACCATTCATTGGGCCACCTCCTCTACAGAGCCAGCCGTATGGGCCGCCTCCTATTGGATTCCCTG ATATGAACTCTGCGTTGTACTCTATGGCGCCACCTCTTGAGCCTTTTGGTGGTGTGCCTTTTATCACTGCGGTGCCCCAAGCTCTGTATATACCAACTATGGACTCTTCTCATCGTGCTGCATTGTTGAAACAGATAGATTATTATTTTAG TACTGAAAATCTATGTAAAGATACATACTTGCGGCAAAAAATGGATGAACAAGGCTGGGTTCCTGTTTCTCTGATTGCTGGCTTTAACAAA GTCCAACAGTTGACAAATAACATACATTATATTCTGGATACAGTGCAGTATTCGACAGTAGTGGAAGT GCAGGGTGACAGAATAAGGCGGCGCAATGATTGGATGAATTGGATGCTTCCCCAGCCTAACTATGACACTCTTCCAATTCACATGCAAGGTATCAGTCTAGAGGATGGGGTTACTAACAACAATAGCAGGAGAGGTTCAACTCATGCTGCACTCTCTCTTAGTCGATCATCATCGGGGAACCTCAATGAACAATCACAAGTTGGCCGTGACCCTTTGGTTGATGGGAATTTTGGTTACACTGATAGGCATCTTAGGTCCGCAAGAAGCTTGAGCAGAAGCTGA